The Lutibacter sp. A64 genome segment GCATTCAACATTGCTTTTCTGTAACCCACTTTTCTTAAAGCTCCTACAGTAACATAATCTTCTGTAGTTAATAAAGCAATTCTTTTAGAACCTATATCTAATAAATGATTTGCAGCTTTAAAACCACCTCCAATATCATCTATTATAACTTTATCGCATTTTAAACTATCTACTACCCTATCAAACAAAACCAATGGAAAACCATCTTTCAACAACATTTCAAAATGATTGTAATTTTCTTTTTTTTGTGTTTCTCGAGCAATAGAAACTATAACACCATCTACACTTCCATTAGTTAATACACTTATATTTGATACTTCTTTTTCAAAAGATTCATTAGACAAGCATACCATTACATTATAACCTCGTTTATTTGCATGCTCTTGAATACCTTCTATAACTGTAGAAAAAAAATGATGTACTATTTCTGGAATTACAACACCTATAACAGATGTTTTTTGAGCTCTTAATTGAAGCGCTAAACTATTTGGTTTATAATTATAATAATCTGCATAAGCTTTTATTTTTTCACGAAGCTCTTCACTTATTTCGTTACTATTTTTCAACGCTTTTGAAACAGTAGAAATTGATACTCCAAACTCTTTTGCTATTTTTTTTAAAGTTATTTTTTGCTTCATTAAAAGTGTATTTTTATAGAAAGGAATCTGCCCTTATGTGAGAACACAAATATAATTTTTAAAAAGTGTAGTACAAACTATATTCTTAAAATCATTCTAATATTAACAAAATATTATTAATAAGATTAAAAAGTCTCTATTCTACAATTTACTCTAACGTTAGAGTTGTAAAGTTATTAACACGAAAACGTTATAGTTAATCTATTTCAAACGTTTTCGCTGTTAAATAATTGTTAAGTACGTAAATTTGTATAGTGAAATGTTAATCAATTTTTAGTACAATTTATTAAACAAAACATAATTATTAATTAATTTAAATTAGATGAAAAATTTTAAATTTTTTTTGTTTAGTGTCATACTTCTTTTTCCCGTACTAATGTTTGCACAACAAACAATTACAGGAAATGTAACAGAAGCTAAAGGTAATTCTCCGTTACCTGGTGTTGGCATTATTATTAAAGGAACTGTAAAAGGAGCTGCAACAGATTTTGATGGGAACTATACTTTAGAGAACGTTAAATCTGGAGACGTATTAGTGTTTTCTTATATTGGTTTTAAAACACAAGAAATAACTGTAGGAAGCAACACTGTTGTTAATGTAGCAATGGTTGAAAATTCTGAAACTTTAGACGAAGTAGTTGTAATTGGTTACGGTAGTGTAAAAAAAGAAGATTTAACCGGATCTGCAGATTTAGTTACTACCGAAGACTTTAACCAGGGTCCTGTTGTGTCTGCACAACAACTTATTAGTGGTAAAGTTGCAGGTGTATCTGTAACCTCTAGTAGTGGTGCTCCAGGTGAAGGACAAAACATTGTAATTAGAGGTCTTGGTTCGTTATCTTTAACTAGCTCTCCGCTTATTGTAGTTGATGGAATTCCATTAAACGATGGCGGTGTTGGTGGTTCTCGTAACCCATTAAACTTAATTAACCCAAATGATATTGAAAGCATGGTTGTATTAAAAGATGCATCAGCTACTGCAATATATGGTTCTAGAGCCGCAAATGGGGTAATTATGATTACTACCAAAAAAGGAAAAGACAACGAATTTAAATTTAATGTTACTTCTTCAACAACCGTTTATAAATCTATAGATCAAGTAGATGTTTTATCTGCTGATGAATTTAGAACTTTAGTAAACGATATGGGAGATGCTGCAGTATCAAGATTGGGAGAAGCAAATACAAATTGGCAAGACGAAATTTATCAAGATGCAATTGGTTCAGATCATACACTTAGTGCACTTGGTAGCTTAAAAGGCGTTCCAATGAGAGCGTCTGTAGGTTTTTCTGAACACGATGGTATTTTAAAAACAGACAACTTTAAAAGAACTACAGGGTCTGTAAGTTTTAAACCTAGCTTTTTAGAAGACCATTTAACTGTTGAATTAAACGGTCGTGGAATGTACACCGAAAATATTTTTGCAAATAGAGGTGCTATTGGCGGAGCTATTGCTTTTGACCCAACACAATCTATTTATGATGCAAACTCTCAATACGATGGATATTTTGCTTGGATAGATGCAAATACTGGAAACCAAATGAACTTGGCTCCAACAAACCCTATAGCTCAATTAAATTTAAGAGAAGATTCTGCAGAAGTTAGACGCTTAATTACGAATGCGAAAGTAGATTATAATTTACAATTTTTCCCAGACATTACTGCAACTGTAAATGTTGGTTTAGATAAATCTAATAGCCACGGAAGAACATTAACTTCTCAATATATGCCTATTTCTGAACCTAATTATAATGGTGCTAGAACTACATATAGACAAGAAGCAACAAATAAATTATTTGACGCTTACGTAACTTATGTTAAAGAAATTAATGAAGTTCACAATTTAAATTTTGTTCTTGGACATTCATACCAATCTTTTGAATTTGATAATTACAACTATGATAGTGAAGATGAAGAAGATGGAAATACTTACGAATTTATTGATAAATCTAAAAATACACTTTTATCGTACTTTGGAAGATTTAACTATGGTTATGATGGTAAGTATTTAGTAACTGCTACTTTAAGAGCTGATGCTTCATCTAAATTAAACCCAAATGACCGTTGGGGGTACTTCCCTTCTGTAGCGGTCGCTTGGAATCTACATAAAGAAAATTTTATGGAAGATGGTATTTTTAATGAATTAAAATTACGTGCTGGTTACGGACAAGTTGGTAATGTTAACGGATTAAACCCTTACCAATTCTTAACTAGATACACCGGAAGTCAATCAACAGCAAATTACCAATTTGGTACTGGATTTACACAAACTTACAGACCAGAACCAATAAATGAAGATTTACGTTGGGAAGTTGGTAAAACATTAAATGTTGGTTTAGATTATGCTTTACTTGATAATAGAATTTCAGGTTCTGTTAATGCATACATAAAAGAAACTAACGATTTAATTGCAAGTACTTTTATTGATCCTTTTACAAATTTTGGTAATAGAATTGACGCCAACATTGGTGATATGGAAAATAAAGGTATTGAATTTGCAATAAATGTAATTCCTGTTAAAACTGATGATATGGAATGGTCTATCGGTTATAATATTGCTCTAAACGAAAACACTGTAACAAATTTACCTGACCAACAATATGTTGGTGGAATCTCTGGAGGTGTTGGTAACAACATACAAACTCATGTTGAAGGAGAATCTCCATACAGTTTCTTAGTATACCAACAAGTATATAATAGTGAAGGAAAACCAATTGAAGGTGTTTATGTAGATAGAAATAATGATAATATTATAAATGATGCAGATAGATATATTTATAAAAATCCTTATGCAGATGTCATAATGGGATTAAACTCAAATTTCAACTATAAAAATTTCGATGTGTCAATTGTTACAAGAGCTAATTTTGGAAACTACTCTTACAACAATGTGGCTTCACAAACTGGTTATTTAAGAAGATCTACTGAAAACGGTATTTTAACAAACTTACACTCTAGCTCTTTAACAAACGGATTTGTTGAAACTACAGAAACTAACTTGTTAAGCGACCACTTTATTCAAGAATCTTCATTCTTTAAAATAGACAATATAACTTTAGGATATGCTTTACCTAATGTATTTGAAGATGTTTCATTAAGAATTTACGGTTCAATGCAAAATGTATTAACTGTAACTGACTATGAAGGTTTAGACCCTGAAATTTCAGGTGGAATTGACAATAATTTTTATCCTAGACCACAATCTTTTGTGTTAGGTGTTAATATTGATTTTTAAAAAATAAAAAAATGAAAAACATATTAAATAAACTCATTTTTATTGTAGCTATCACTTTCTCTATGACTGCTTGTCATGATGATTTAGATCAAGCACCAATTGATCCAGATAGTTTTACTGAAAAAGACGTATTTGCAGATGCAAATGAAGCAAAAAAAGCATTGGCAAAAGTATATGCTAGTTTTGCATTAACAGGTCAAGAAGGACCTGCAGGTCAACCTGATATTGCTGATATTGACGAAGGATTTTCGCAATACACAAGAATGCTTTTTAACTTAAACGAACTTACAACAGACCACGCAGTTGTTGGTTGGGGTGACCCAGGATTACCAGACTTACACGGTTTGTATTGGTCTAGTAGTAACGATTTTACTGAAGCATTATACAGTAGATTAGCACAAGGTGTTTCTTTTAGTAACTCTTTTATTAAAATAGCATCTGATTTAACTGAAGATGAAGTTCAATATTATATTGCTGAAGCACGTTTTTTAAGAGCTTTTGCTTATTATAATTTAATGGACCTTTACGGAAACGTTCCTTTAACTACCGAAATT includes the following:
- a CDS encoding LacI family DNA-binding transcriptional regulator, whose product is MKQKITLKKIAKEFGVSISTVSKALKNSNEISEELREKIKAYADYYNYKPNSLALQLRAQKTSVIGVVIPEIVHHFFSTVIEGIQEHANKRGYNVMVCLSNESFEKEVSNISVLTNGSVDGVIVSIARETQKKENYNHFEMLLKDGFPLVLFDRVVDSLKCDKVIIDDIGGGFKAANHLLDIGSKRIALLTTEDYVTVGALRKVGYRKAMLNAGLDVDENYVFKINDTENLYDQIEKIFNLEEVPDAILAVNEIYAAIAMKLAIEKGYKIPEDIAVLGFTSGLISKFTSPSLTAITQHGFLMGQQAAELLINRIEHIGPKEFQKEVISTGIKIRKSTYVGE
- a CDS encoding SusC/RagA family TonB-linked outer membrane protein, which encodes MFAQQTITGNVTEAKGNSPLPGVGIIIKGTVKGAATDFDGNYTLENVKSGDVLVFSYIGFKTQEITVGSNTVVNVAMVENSETLDEVVVIGYGSVKKEDLTGSADLVTTEDFNQGPVVSAQQLISGKVAGVSVTSSSGAPGEGQNIVIRGLGSLSLTSSPLIVVDGIPLNDGGVGGSRNPLNLINPNDIESMVVLKDASATAIYGSRAANGVIMITTKKGKDNEFKFNVTSSTTVYKSIDQVDVLSADEFRTLVNDMGDAAVSRLGEANTNWQDEIYQDAIGSDHTLSALGSLKGVPMRASVGFSEHDGILKTDNFKRTTGSVSFKPSFLEDHLTVELNGRGMYTENIFANRGAIGGAIAFDPTQSIYDANSQYDGYFAWIDANTGNQMNLAPTNPIAQLNLREDSAEVRRLITNAKVDYNLQFFPDITATVNVGLDKSNSHGRTLTSQYMPISEPNYNGARTTYRQEATNKLFDAYVTYVKEINEVHNLNFVLGHSYQSFEFDNYNYDSEDEEDGNTYEFIDKSKNTLLSYFGRFNYGYDGKYLVTATLRADASSKLNPNDRWGYFPSVAVAWNLHKENFMEDGIFNELKLRAGYGQVGNVNGLNPYQFLTRYTGSQSTANYQFGTGFTQTYRPEPINEDLRWEVGKTLNVGLDYALLDNRISGSVNAYIKETNDLIASTFIDPFTNFGNRIDANIGDMENKGIEFAINVIPVKTDDMEWSIGYNIALNENTVTNLPDQQYVGGISGGVGNNIQTHVEGESPYSFLVYQQVYNSEGKPIEGVYVDRNNDNIINDADRYIYKNPYADVIMGLNSNFNYKNFDVSIVTRANFGNYSYNNVASQTGYLRRSTENGILTNLHSSSLTNGFVETTETNLLSDHFIQESSFFKIDNITLGYALPNVFEDVSLRIYGSMQNVLTVTDYEGLDPEISGGIDNNFYPRPQSFVLGVNIDF